The following coding sequences are from one Pelagovum sp. HNIBRBA483 window:
- a CDS encoding glycosyltransferase family 2 protein, with protein sequence MSGARTVIVTTKNEGPFLLEWVLYHRLIGFDNIVVFANDCEDGSDKLLKLLDKEGVIRFFDNSELSDDLPADPQNRAYRRAFEMDHVQESEWVLVIDADEFFNIHAGEGRLDDLFAAVGEADVISGTWRVFGNAGLVEYRDDLVTQTFTRCAPVDRQVSFRHFGMKSMFRPEPVHRLGIHRPFLKGRYKKPEGGLRWVNGSGVDVTRYYLTKGWSSSPATVGYALCQVNHYMIKSNELFLMKRYRGTANSQDQDRINFDYYDAFNSNHVEDRSITRWSDAIREAKEALIVDHPEIGKAHDKCVTFFEKKIGALIKSLKKDDPEVWEKLIEPKSLRASIDADVAWLKATPPLRQKVQERAGPKAAETLTDEDDAPRWLADLRRSDYRRGFYHSDDKFAAHFAERERDVLMISFDNLSNVNDKALSREGWGYSFYRDHKWSHLGIMSFEANWYRDPRLFDWFEARVADGAFNGFGKVVLTGTSMGAYGAMAFARLFKKADVLAFSPQTSLDGKLVPWETRFASGRKQDWSGRYRDATQKLKGCGNVFVLYDPGFELDRKHAERVKGANVHHLKTWFSSHKSALFLRRANLLKPLVEAAVAGQLDEQTFYKLYRQRRSLPWYVNGLTDAALGRGHHGLVGNVANVLEREGRVHLAKSVRQRLTEAD encoded by the coding sequence ATGAGCGGCGCACGGACTGTCATCGTCACCACCAAGAACGAGGGGCCGTTCCTTCTTGAGTGGGTGCTTTATCACCGTTTGATTGGCTTTGATAACATCGTTGTTTTTGCCAATGATTGTGAGGATGGCAGCGACAAGCTCCTGAAACTATTGGATAAGGAAGGGGTCATCCGCTTTTTTGATAATTCGGAACTGTCGGATGATCTGCCCGCAGACCCTCAGAACCGCGCCTATCGCCGCGCCTTCGAGATGGACCATGTGCAGGAATCCGAATGGGTGCTGGTGATCGACGCTGATGAATTTTTCAACATTCATGCGGGTGAAGGGCGGCTGGACGATCTTTTTGCGGCGGTGGGCGAAGCGGATGTGATTTCGGGTACTTGGCGGGTTTTTGGCAATGCAGGGCTTGTTGAATATCGCGATGACCTGGTGACGCAGACGTTTACCCGCTGCGCGCCGGTCGACCGGCAGGTAAGCTTTCGTCATTTCGGGATGAAATCAATGTTCCGGCCTGAACCAGTGCATCGGTTGGGTATCCATCGCCCGTTTCTCAAGGGACGGTACAAGAAACCTGAAGGCGGGTTGCGCTGGGTGAACGGCTCTGGCGTCGATGTGACACGATACTATCTCACGAAGGGCTGGTCTTCCTCACCTGCGACGGTTGGTTACGCGCTGTGTCAGGTTAATCACTACATGATCAAGAGCAATGAGTTGTTCCTGATGAAGCGGTATCGCGGCACGGCGAACAGTCAGGATCAGGACCGGATCAACTTCGATTATTATGATGCGTTCAACTCGAACCATGTCGAGGATCGCAGCATCACACGATGGTCTGATGCGATCCGAGAAGCGAAAGAGGCGCTGATCGTTGACCACCCGGAGATCGGCAAAGCACATGACAAATGCGTAACTTTCTTCGAGAAAAAGATCGGCGCGCTCATCAAGAGCCTGAAGAAAGACGATCCTGAAGTGTGGGAGAAGTTGATCGAGCCAAAGTCTTTGCGGGCGAGCATAGATGCCGATGTTGCATGGCTCAAAGCGACCCCGCCGCTGCGCCAGAAAGTGCAGGAAAGGGCTGGGCCAAAGGCTGCTGAAACATTGACCGATGAGGATGATGCCCCACGGTGGTTGGCCGATTTGCGGCGGTCGGACTATCGGCGGGGGTTTTATCATTCGGACGATAAGTTTGCGGCACATTTTGCAGAGCGCGAGCGCGACGTTTTGATGATCTCGTTCGACAACTTATCGAACGTCAATGACAAGGCGCTGTCGCGCGAGGGTTGGGGATACAGCTTTTATCGGGATCATAAATGGTCACATCTGGGGATCATGAGCTTCGAGGCGAATTGGTATCGCGACCCGCGCTTGTTTGACTGGTTCGAGGCGCGCGTCGCAGACGGCGCGTTTAATGGCTTTGGCAAGGTTGTGCTGACCGGCACCTCGATGGGTGCCTATGGCGCGATGGCTTTTGCGCGGCTGTTCAAAAAGGCGGATGTGCTGGCGTTTTCGCCTCAAACCAGCCTCGATGGCAAGCTGGTACCGTGGGAAACCCGGTTCGCCTCGGGGCGCAAGCAGGACTGGAGTGGGCGCTACCGCGATGCCACGCAGAAGCTCAAGGGCTGTGGCAATGTATTTGTCCTTTATGATCCGGGCTTCGAGCTGGACCGCAAGCATGCGGAGCGCGTGAAAGGGGCGAATGTCCATCACCTGAAAACTTGGTTTTCGAGTCATAAATCGGCACTGTTTCTGCGGCGGGCGAACCTATTGAAACCGCTCGTCGAGGCGGCGGTCGCCGGACAGCTGGATGAGCAAACCTTTTACAAGCTTTACCGGCAGCGACGGTCTTTGCCTTGGTATGTGAACGGCCTAACCGATGCTGCACTTGGCCGCGGGCATCATGGTTTGGTTGGAAATGTCGCAAATGTGCTGGAACGTGAAGGGCGCGTGCATCTGGCAAAATCGGTGCGGCAGAGGCTGACGGAGGCGGATTAA
- a CDS encoding GSCFA domain-containing protein, protein MDQESRSTCNMDNDRHIERVDAAVAFARAKQNTDRKYPSPDHHGNRLYPLASPRTRPSFQIEEHETVFAIGSCFARNIENALESHGREVLSRKFDLGPIGESLTDAANFFNKYSIHSVTNEVIWALERETFPGGDLIYRLGGGRYCDCQLGMAKMQYSKDEILAFRERYLDAMAQVVEADVVILTLGYVETWYDRKLGLYLNVSPPKPLIKKEPERFEFRVLSYQDVLDGLEALYAALQRHRTKPLKMLVTVSPVPLLATFRDMDVLVANAYSKSVQRAAIEEFVQGKAWVDYFPSYEFVTLSNPAIAWSRDDYRHVSPDVVNRIMASVLASYVPGGEASDLITREGLLATVKQLHQLEEQEAIVSVLDEYDALVAGDGQLLMARAAAMRRLGRLEEAWEALSVAIEVAPRRPFALERLISLARPLKRHIEARALLELHRQRFPKRNQFRKRLDWL, encoded by the coding sequence ATGGACCAAGAGAGCAGATCGACCTGTAATATGGACAATGACAGGCATATCGAAAGGGTTGACGCGGCGGTTGCGTTTGCGCGCGCGAAGCAGAATACAGACCGTAAATATCCGTCACCTGACCATCACGGAAACCGGCTGTATCCGTTGGCGAGCCCACGAACGCGGCCGAGTTTTCAGATTGAAGAGCATGAAACGGTTTTCGCGATCGGCTCTTGTTTCGCCCGCAACATAGAGAATGCGCTGGAAAGCCACGGGCGGGAGGTTTTAAGCCGGAAATTCGATCTTGGCCCGATCGGTGAAAGCCTGACTGACGCGGCGAATTTCTTTAACAAGTATTCCATCCATTCTGTCACCAACGAGGTCATATGGGCGCTGGAGCGGGAGACGTTTCCCGGGGGTGATCTGATCTACAGGCTGGGTGGCGGTAGGTATTGTGATTGCCAGCTCGGCATGGCGAAAATGCAATACTCGAAGGATGAAATCCTCGCATTCCGCGAACGCTATCTTGATGCAATGGCACAGGTCGTCGAGGCGGATGTGGTGATCCTGACGCTTGGTTACGTCGAGACGTGGTATGATCGGAAGCTGGGGCTTTATCTCAACGTTTCTCCCCCCAAGCCGCTGATCAAGAAGGAACCTGAGCGTTTCGAGTTCAGGGTTTTGTCCTATCAGGATGTGCTGGATGGGCTCGAAGCGCTTTACGCCGCTTTACAGAGGCATCGGACGAAGCCGTTAAAAATGTTAGTGACGGTATCTCCGGTGCCGTTATTGGCAACCTTCCGCGATATGGATGTGCTGGTGGCAAATGCTTACTCGAAATCGGTTCAACGCGCAGCGATTGAAGAATTCGTTCAGGGGAAGGCGTGGGTAGATTATTTTCCTTCCTATGAATTTGTGACGCTTTCCAATCCGGCAATCGCTTGGTCGCGCGACGATTACCGGCATGTTTCACCCGATGTGGTGAACCGGATCATGGCATCGGTTCTTGCTTCCTATGTGCCCGGAGGGGAGGCCAGCGACCTGATCACGCGGGAGGGATTGTTGGCCACCGTGAAGCAACTCCACCAGCTTGAAGAACAGGAGGCGATTGTATCGGTCTTGGACGAGTATGACGCCTTGGTGGCCGGTGACGGACAACTCCTCATGGCGCGGGCCGCCGCGATGCGGCGCCTTGGGAGGCTGGAAGAGGCATGGGAGGCGCTATCGGTTGCAATCGAGGTCGCGCCGAGGCGGCCGTTTGCTCTCGAACGGCTGATATCGCTTGCGCGGCCCCTGAAGCGCCATATCGAGGCGCGGGCATTGCTGGAGTTGCACCGGCAGCGCTTCCCCAAGCGAAATCAGTTCCGCAAGCGGCTGGATTGGCTCTAG
- a CDS encoding superoxide dismutase — protein sequence MAFELPDLPYAHDALAAKGMSAETLEYHHDLHHKAYVDNGNKLIAGTEWDGKSMEEIIVGTYDKSAVAQNGIFNNISQLWNHNQFWEMMGPGKSKMPGELEKALVESFGSVDDFKAQFSAAGAGQFGSGWAWLVKNADGSLAVTKTENGVNPLCFGQTALLGCDVWEHSYYIDFRNKRPAYLTNFLDNLVNWENVASRM from the coding sequence ATGGCTTTTGAACTTCCCGATCTTCCGTATGCCCACGATGCGCTTGCCGCTAAGGGTATGTCGGCTGAGACACTCGAATATCACCATGACCTCCATCACAAGGCCTATGTCGACAACGGCAACAAGCTGATCGCCGGAACCGAATGGGACGGCAAGTCGATGGAAGAAATCATCGTCGGCACCTATGACAAGAGTGCTGTCGCGCAGAACGGCATTTTCAACAACATCAGCCAGCTCTGGAACCATAACCAGTTCTGGGAAATGATGGGCCCAGGCAAAAGCAAGATGCCGGGTGAGCTTGAAAAGGCTCTGGTTGAGAGCTTTGGTTCTGTCGATGACTTCAAGGCGCAGTTCTCCGCCGCAGGTGCAGGCCAGTTCGGCTCTGGCTGGGCATGGCTCGTAAAGAACGCTGACGGCTCGCTGGCTGTCACCAAGACCGAAAACGGCGTGAACCCGCTCTGCTTTGGTCAGACCGCGCTGCTTGGATGTGATGTGTGGGAGCATTCCTACTACATCGATTTCCGCAACAAGCGCCCTGCCTATCTGACGAACTTCCTCGACAATCTCGTCAACTGGGAAAACGTCGCTTCGCGCATGTAA
- a CDS encoding DUF6647 family protein, with product MPLPAPATLALALLMALINPHLAEASQPQPVVPAYQIAALEDWLDLNSPWPRKQARPQIRLVSQDQANALTGRAGRFGVTPRAFYDPAKSVIALISPFDPHDPYDLSVVLHELVHHRQHGAAHWYCAGAQEKSAYELQSQWLAERGLPDRINWMAVILEAGCTPRDIHPD from the coding sequence ATGCCTCTGCCAGCACCCGCAACGCTTGCGTTGGCGCTCCTGATGGCGCTCATCAATCCTCATCTCGCGGAGGCTTCGCAACCACAGCCTGTCGTTCCAGCGTATCAGATCGCGGCTTTGGAAGATTGGCTCGACCTGAATAGCCCGTGGCCGCGCAAACAAGCGCGACCACAAATCAGACTGGTTTCTCAGGACCAGGCCAACGCCTTAACAGGTCGCGCAGGACGGTTCGGCGTCACACCACGCGCTTTTTACGATCCGGCGAAGTCGGTAATCGCTCTCATTTCCCCGTTTGACCCGCATGACCCGTATGACCTCTCAGTGGTCCTTCACGAGCTGGTCCACCATCGCCAACATGGCGCCGCACATTGGTATTGTGCCGGCGCACAGGAAAAATCCGCCTATGAGCTGCAATCTCAATGGCTGGCAGAGCGTGGCCTCCCGGATCGGATCAATTGGATGGCGGTCATCCTCGAGGCAGGCTGTACGCCGCGCGACATCCATCCAGATTGA
- a CDS encoding LysR substrate-binding domain-containing protein: MSRRLPPFAAVRAFEAAARAMSFKAAATELCLSPSAVSHQIRGLEDYLDTKLFERDGNRLRLTLTGEGYASRLTFLLDDLDQSTAIARGRYQEAPLRVLCTPGFAARFMVPRLGNLPFSEEIRLRVSEGAPLCDFSKNDADVVIHWGASAVPGAIVEPLMESLRYPVAAPEFIARHGISAPSDLLKVPLMYDEVMDAWGEWFGLAGVKITEMPHGPVFPNCELATTAAEQGQGVALAYDAMVRDTVKSGRLVRLFDTVTMPIVIYSVAYHEARVDEPRIRQFRDWIFTETFASGRGARSGTVAAE; this comes from the coding sequence ATGAGCCGCCGCCTTCCACCATTCGCTGCCGTCCGTGCCTTTGAAGCCGCAGCGCGGGCCATGAGCTTTAAAGCGGCTGCCACAGAACTGTGCCTTAGCCCATCAGCGGTCAGCCACCAGATTAGGGGTTTGGAGGATTATCTAGATACAAAGCTTTTTGAACGTGACGGAAACCGACTGCGACTTACACTGACCGGCGAGGGCTATGCATCGCGGCTCACGTTTTTGCTCGATGATCTGGATCAATCCACAGCAATCGCGCGTGGCCGGTATCAAGAGGCTCCTTTGAGAGTGCTTTGCACGCCGGGCTTCGCGGCACGGTTCATGGTGCCGCGACTGGGAAACTTGCCTTTTTCCGAGGAGATACGGCTGCGGGTTTCGGAGGGAGCGCCTTTGTGCGACTTCTCCAAGAATGACGCAGATGTTGTTATCCATTGGGGCGCAAGCGCGGTGCCCGGCGCGATAGTAGAGCCTTTGATGGAGTCATTACGGTATCCCGTGGCTGCACCGGAATTTATCGCCCGTCATGGCATTTCGGCGCCTTCTGATCTGTTAAAAGTGCCGCTGATGTATGACGAGGTCATGGATGCATGGGGTGAATGGTTCGGGCTTGCAGGCGTCAAGATCACAGAGATGCCGCATGGGCCGGTGTTTCCGAACTGCGAACTTGCAACAACGGCGGCAGAGCAAGGGCAAGGTGTCGCGCTGGCGTATGATGCGATGGTTCGCGACACGGTGAAATCAGGCCGTTTGGTGAGGCTCTTTGATACAGTCACAATGCCAATCGTAATCTATTCTGTCGCCTATCACGAGGCGCGGGTCGATGAACCGCGCATCCGTCAGTTCCGCGATTGGATTTTCACCGAAACCTTTGCAAGCGGACGCGGCGCGCGGAGTGGGACCGTGGCAGCCGAATAG
- the rarD gene encoding EamA family transporter RarD — protein sequence MSESLKGVLAMVLACIIWGLSSIFYAQLRHVPPLEILSYRTVCSLAFFLIVLLAQRRIRTLIDAVSDRKQVLTIFGAALFISGNWFGFITAISLGYALEASLGYFIFPLVAVLIGRVFFAEALGRVQWVAVALAGAGVTVLTVGLGAAPWIAFWLAATFGLYGAVKKGLALGPVVSVTAEVLLLAPVALAWIYFKGSGAMGSDWWTSSLLALSGPLTAIPLILFSFAARRVRLATVGLVQYLNPSIQFVVAGLVLLEPVTLWHSIAFPIIWLALGLYSFSALRQERASRKAASSAATSEMIEI from the coding sequence ATGAGTGAGTCGCTCAAAGGCGTATTGGCGATGGTGCTGGCCTGCATCATCTGGGGATTGTCATCGATCTTTTATGCACAACTGCGCCATGTGCCGCCGCTGGAGATCTTGAGCTACCGTACCGTTTGTTCGCTTGCCTTCTTCCTGATCGTTTTGCTTGCCCAACGGCGTATCCGGACACTGATCGATGCCGTATCCGACCGGAAGCAAGTGCTGACAATATTCGGAGCCGCGCTCTTCATCTCTGGGAATTGGTTCGGCTTTATCACGGCGATCAGCCTTGGTTATGCGTTGGAAGCATCTTTGGGGTATTTCATCTTCCCGCTCGTTGCGGTGCTGATCGGGCGCGTCTTTTTTGCCGAAGCGCTGGGGCGTGTGCAATGGGTGGCTGTGGCTTTGGCGGGCGCAGGTGTAACAGTACTGACGGTTGGACTTGGGGCGGCGCCGTGGATCGCCTTCTGGCTGGCAGCGACTTTTGGTCTTTATGGTGCGGTCAAGAAAGGGCTGGCATTGGGGCCTGTTGTTTCGGTCACGGCGGAGGTTTTGCTGCTCGCGCCGGTGGCGCTTGCCTGGATCTACTTCAAAGGTAGTGGCGCGATGGGGAGCGATTGGTGGACCTCATCGTTGCTGGCGCTGTCGGGACCGCTCACGGCAATACCGTTGATATTATTTTCTTTTGCTGCACGGCGTGTACGGCTCGCGACTGTTGGTCTGGTGCAATATCTCAACCCCTCGATCCAGTTCGTCGTGGCGGGGCTTGTCTTGCTGGAGCCGGTGACGCTGTGGCACTCCATAGCGTTCCCGATCATCTGGCTGGCGCTTGGTCTTTATTCGTTCTCCGCGCTCCGTCAGGAGAGAGCATCGCGCAAGGCGGCCTCCAGTGCGGCGACATCGGAAATGATTGAAATATAA
- a CDS encoding TIGR00730 family Rossman fold protein: MKVAQKSVCVYCGSRAGSRAAYGEAATATGKMIADNGWRLVYGAGDVGLMGLVAASTQAQKGATFGVIPTHLLKWEVGKRDLDNFIITETMHERKKVMFMNSDAVVVLPGGAGSLDEFFEVLTWRQLGLHQKPIYLLDTDGYWQPLLSLMDHVVNEGFADPSLLGYISIISDVAALEAALRDALS; the protein is encoded by the coding sequence ATGAAAGTTGCCCAAAAGTCCGTTTGCGTTTATTGCGGCTCCCGCGCGGGCAGCCGTGCGGCCTACGGAGAAGCCGCCACCGCGACCGGCAAAATGATCGCCGATAACGGCTGGCGACTTGTCTATGGCGCGGGTGATGTTGGCTTGATGGGCTTGGTCGCCGCCTCGACCCAAGCACAAAAGGGCGCAACATTCGGTGTCATTCCCACCCACCTGCTCAAATGGGAGGTCGGCAAACGGGATCTCGACAATTTCATCATTACCGAGACGATGCACGAGCGCAAAAAGGTGATGTTCATGAATTCTGATGCTGTCGTCGTTCTCCCCGGCGGCGCGGGTTCGCTCGACGAGTTTTTCGAAGTGCTCACATGGCGCCAACTGGGCCTGCACCAGAAACCCATCTACTTGCTTGATACAGACGGTTACTGGCAACCGCTCCTGTCGCTGATGGACCACGTTGTCAACGAAGGTTTCGCCGACCCATCGCTGCTCGGTTATATTTCAATCATTTCCGATGTCGCCGCACTGGAGGCCGCCTTGCGCGATGCTCTCTCCTGA
- a CDS encoding LysM peptidoglycan-binding domain-containing protein: MAKGGGSNAGRLAVAGGAIVVLVGAFWFFGADFGDEGEVLVEAPEVTASAAETDAGSSNAGAVTEETEPSTAERVASEATAVELPVFDTVRVEADGMMVVAGRWIIGEEVEVVLDITPVVRAEVDGTGQFVAITMIEPSAQPRMLSLVGDPDGARVQSAETILIAPFTTPAPLEPVAEAEGVTESEMAEQAGTDREGEPLGVGEPVSETGETDAESDDTQQDEQVIVAEAVPAAEENVSQEESIEAEQQPVAGADDTVSGAVEQTTEDTVAAVESPAPAETAEAEVADAIAPGTASEPNVPEVEPVAESESADEAAPPVMTGGAEDSTAAEETIAEASEPVADVVGQEAPSAANESAESAEEKEPVIEEETVAESTAPTAPALIVADEEGVRVMTDEIPSSGISVDTISYDLEGRVVVSGRGLPIHAVRIYLDNAPIAEMNTGESGRWEVRLDAVDPGVYTMRVDLVAEDGSVEARIELPFKREEPLAVAAVMARDTQAPEFSGVAVRTVQPGNTLWAISQERYGRGILYVHIFDANRNQIRNPDLIYPGQLFLLPELTDEQLTEQY, translated from the coding sequence GTGGCAAAAGGCGGCGGTTCGAATGCGGGTCGGCTTGCGGTAGCGGGTGGCGCGATAGTGGTTCTGGTAGGGGCATTCTGGTTCTTTGGTGCGGATTTCGGGGACGAAGGCGAGGTGCTCGTTGAAGCGCCTGAGGTAACGGCAAGCGCAGCCGAGACAGACGCGGGATCTTCCAACGCTGGCGCGGTCACCGAAGAAACCGAACCAAGTACCGCAGAGCGCGTCGCTTCCGAAGCGACTGCTGTTGAATTACCTGTCTTTGATACGGTTCGTGTCGAAGCGGATGGCATGATGGTGGTGGCCGGACGCTGGATCATCGGCGAAGAGGTCGAGGTCGTGCTCGATATCACGCCGGTGGTGCGGGCGGAGGTTGATGGAACAGGGCAGTTCGTGGCGATTACGATGATCGAACCCTCGGCACAGCCGCGCATGTTGTCGCTGGTGGGTGATCCTGATGGCGCGCGTGTGCAATCGGCCGAGACGATCCTGATCGCGCCGTTTACGACGCCCGCGCCGTTGGAGCCGGTTGCGGAGGCAGAGGGCGTCACAGAGAGCGAAATGGCGGAGCAGGCGGGAACTGATCGGGAGGGCGAGCCACTTGGGGTTGGTGAACCCGTATCTGAAACTGGTGAAACCGACGCGGAAAGCGATGATACTCAGCAGGATGAGCAGGTCATCGTCGCTGAAGCCGTGCCCGCCGCCGAAGAGAATGTCTCACAGGAGGAATCCATAGAGGCAGAGCAGCAACCTGTCGCGGGAGCAGACGATACAGTTAGTGGCGCGGTCGAGCAGACTACTGAAGACACGGTCGCAGCGGTAGAATCGCCTGCCCCCGCTGAAACGGCTGAGGCTGAAGTGGCTGACGCTATCGCCCCCGGAACGGCTTCGGAACCTAATGTGCCGGAGGTGGAACCAGTCGCTGAAAGCGAGAGTGCAGATGAAGCTGCTCCGCCGGTCATGACAGGGGGTGCGGAAGATAGCACGGCTGCGGAAGAAACGATTGCAGAGGCTTCCGAACCTGTTGCTGATGTAGTGGGCCAAGAGGCACCTAGCGCGGCGAACGAGAGCGCGGAAAGTGCCGAGGAAAAAGAACCCGTTATCGAAGAGGAGACGGTAGCGGAGAGTACGGCACCCACAGCGCCTGCACTGATCGTTGCGGACGAAGAGGGTGTACGGGTCATGACCGACGAAATCCCAAGCTCTGGGATCTCGGTGGATACGATCAGCTATGATCTGGAGGGCCGTGTCGTTGTCTCCGGTCGTGGGCTGCCGATTCATGCTGTTCGGATCTACCTCGATAATGCTCCGATTGCAGAAATGAACACCGGCGAGAGCGGGCGTTGGGAAGTGCGGCTCGATGCAGTTGATCCGGGAGTTTATACGATGCGGGTCGATCTTGTGGCTGAGGACGGTAGCGTCGAGGCGCGGATTGAATTGCCGTTCAAACGTGAAGAGCCACTAGCGGTGGCCGCAGTCATGGCGCGGGATACGCAAGCGCCGGAGTTTTCGGGCGTGGCGGTCAGAACGGTACAGCCGGGCAATACGCTATGGGCGATCTCGCAGGAACGCTATGGGCGCGGTATTCTCTATGTGCACATCTTCGATGCCAACCGGAACCAGATCCGAAACCCTGACCTGATCTACCCGGGGCAGCTTTTCTTGTTGCCGGAACTGACGGATGAGCAACTGACCGAGCAATATTAA
- a CDS encoding ABC transporter ATP-binding protein/permease, with protein MRGLTKTSRNLNNEQVQGMQVIRRVVPYLWPEGQTWVKQRVVLAMLTLFVAKLIAVGTPVLYKQAVDTLSPDQSAETFLALGAVGLTLAYGMARLMNVGFQQLRDVIFARVGQRALRQLALETFTHIHRLSLRYHITRKTGGLSRIIERGVKGVEFLLRFMLFSMGPLVLELLMIAAVLFVLFDVWYLAVVAAVIAGYVWFTFKVTEWRVKIRKVMNEQDTDANQKAIDSLLNFETVKYFGAERMEAERYDGAMALYENAALRTSYSLAFLNFGQSVLITGGLVAVMVMAAVGVQNGDLTVGDFVMVNAYMIQITMPLNFLGTVYREIRQALIDMGDMFDLLEQPAEVKDKADAPKLVVSGGEVAFNDVAFHYDADRVILKGISFTAKPGETIAIVGSSGSGKSTIGRLLFRFYDVTRGAIRIDGQDLRDITQESLHKEIGVVPQDTVLFNDTIRYNIAYGRPDATEEEIVAVAKAAKIHDFIRGLPQGYETTVGERGLKLSGGEKQRVGIARTLLKNPPILLLDEATSALDTDTEREIQAELKAMGEGRTVLTIAHRLSTIAEADRIIVLETGEIVETGTHEELVARSGRYAQLWHRQQAEEETNAA; from the coding sequence ATGCGAGGATTAACCAAAACCAGCCGGAACCTGAACAATGAACAGGTTCAGGGGATGCAGGTGATCCGGCGGGTGGTGCCGTATCTGTGGCCGGAAGGGCAAACTTGGGTCAAGCAGCGGGTCGTCTTGGCGATGCTGACGCTGTTTGTTGCTAAGCTGATCGCCGTAGGTACGCCAGTCCTTTACAAACAAGCGGTAGACACGCTCTCGCCTGATCAAAGTGCAGAAACATTTCTCGCGCTTGGGGCGGTCGGACTGACGCTGGCCTATGGCATGGCGCGGTTGATGAATGTGGGGTTTCAACAGCTCCGCGACGTGATCTTCGCCCGCGTAGGGCAGCGCGCGTTGCGGCAACTGGCGCTCGAAACGTTTACCCATATTCACCGCCTCTCGCTGCGCTATCACATCACGCGCAAGACAGGCGGGTTGAGCCGTATAATCGAGCGCGGGGTGAAGGGCGTCGAATTCCTCTTGCGGTTCATGCTCTTCTCGATGGGGCCGTTGGTGCTCGAGTTACTGATGATCGCGGCGGTGCTCTTTGTCCTTTTCGATGTGTGGTATTTGGCTGTCGTCGCTGCTGTGATCGCGGGATATGTGTGGTTTACGTTCAAGGTCACGGAATGGCGGGTGAAAATCCGCAAGGTGATGAACGAGCAGGACACGGATGCCAATCAGAAGGCGATCGATAGCCTACTTAACTTTGAAACCGTCAAGTATTTCGGCGCGGAGCGGATGGAGGCCGAGCGCTATGACGGGGCGATGGCTTTGTATGAGAACGCGGCACTACGGACCTCATACTCTCTCGCCTTCCTGAATTTTGGGCAATCCGTTCTCATCACTGGCGGTTTGGTCGCGGTGATGGTGATGGCGGCTGTCGGGGTGCAGAACGGCGATCTGACAGTTGGCGATTTCGTGATGGTGAACGCCTATATGATCCAGATCACCATGCCGCTCAACTTCCTTGGTACGGTGTATCGTGAGATCCGTCAGGCGTTGATTGATATGGGCGATATGTTCGATCTGCTCGAGCAGCCGGCCGAAGTGAAGGACAAGGCCGATGCGCCTAAGCTGGTGGTTTCGGGAGGCGAGGTTGCGTTTAACGATGTTGCCTTCCACTACGATGCCGACAGGGTAATCCTGAAGGGGATCAGTTTCACCGCGAAACCGGGTGAGACGATTGCGATTGTTGGATCTTCGGGATCGGGGAAATCGACGATCGGGCGGCTCTTGTTCCGTTTTTATGACGTGACGCGCGGAGCGATCCGCATTGACGGGCAAGACCTACGCGACATCACGCAAGAAAGCCTGCACAAAGAGATCGGCGTCGTGCCGCAGGACACGGTGCTGTTCAATGACACAATCCGCTATAACATTGCCTACGGGCGGCCTGATGCGACCGAGGAAGAGATCGTTGCAGTGGCGAAGGCAGCGAAAATCCACGATTTCATTCGAGGGTTGCCGCAAGGTTACGAGACGACCGTTGGCGAGCGGGGGCTGAAGCTGTCTGGTGGTGAAAAGCAGCGCGTGGGGATAGCACGGACCTTGCTGAAAAATCCGCCAATCCTTTTGCTGGATGAGGCAACCTCAGCGCTCGATACGGATACCGAGCGCGAAATTCAGGCGGAACTGAAGGCTATGGGCGAGGGTCGAACAGTGCTAACGATTGCGCACAGGCTTTCGACCATTGCGGAGGCGGACCGGATTATCGTGCTGGAGACGGGCGAGATCGTCGAGACGGGTACCCATGAAGAGCTTGTGGCGCGCAGCGGGCGTTATGCGCAACTGTGGCATCGCCAGCAAGCCGAAGAGGAGACGAACGCGGCATGA